The Streptomyces camelliae genome segment CTTCGACCGGCTGCGCGCCGAGGCCCTGGAGCTGGGCGAGCCCCAGCGCCCGCTGCCGCGCCCCGCGACATTCGTGGGGTACCGGCTCGACATCGCCTCGGTGGAGTTCTGGGCCAACGGCACCGACCGGCTGCACGAGCGGCTGTCCTACGAACGCGTCGGCGGCGGCTGGGAGATCAGCCGGCTCCAGCCCTGAGTCCCACCGTTCCTGCGAGTTTCCTGGGAGACATCATCACTTTCTCGTCCGCCCCCCAGACCGCGCCCGTCACGTCGGTGTTCACCGACCACCACGACCTGCGGGCCCGCAACCGGCGGGCCGTGGAGCAGTACCTGCGCACCGGTGCCGAGGCCCGCCTCAGCCGGTACACCCTCTACACCGAGGACGGCACCGCATCCCTGTTCTACACCGACATCGGCAGGCCCATCGTCATCGTGGGCCGCGAGATGCTGCGGCGGCATGGCGAGCTGTCCCTTGAGGTGCTGCCCGACTGGCAGTGGTCCGACGTGCACCTCTACGAGACCCAGGACCCGTCCGTCATCTGGGTCGAGTGCGACGGCCAGGGAACGATCCGCTTCCCCGGCTATCCCGAGGGCCGTTACCGCAACCACTTCATCCACGCTTTCACACTGCGGGACGGGCAGATCGCCACCAGCCGGGAGCACACCAACCCGATCGAGCAGATGAAGTCGCTCGGCATCGAGACCCCGTGCATCAACCGGGACTGGATCCCCTCGTCCTGACACCGGTCCCGCGGACAGCCGGCCCCGCCCGGTCAGCCGTACATCGCCACGCGGTAGAAGGCCGCAGGCGCGTCGTCGATGGGATGGGGCTGCGGCTTGCCCGAGGAGTCGAGCCTCCAGCTCGCGGCGGTCTGGGGACGCTACGCGTCAGGCGGCACCGGTTCCCGGCCGGCCATGGAAGAGGTGCTGCAGGCCCTGCGAGCGTCCGGACTGCCCGACGAGCAGATCCCGGAGCGCTACCACCGGATCGCGGGCCTTCTCGCCGCACTGATCGCCTCCGAGGCCGGGGTCAGCACCATCACCCCCGAGGAGTACGACCAGGGCATGGAGCTGTTCCGCGTCGCGGTACTGGGCGCCGCCCCCGAACGCTTCCCCGCCCTGGCCCACTTCGCCCGCGACGTCCGTCCCCTGGGGGCGGACCGCCGCGCCGCGTTCGAAGAGATCCTCGCCGCCCAACTCGCCCACATCGAGGCGGCAATCCGCCCGAGCTAGGCCCTGTCCGGCGGATCGGGTGACCGGCGGCAGGTGAGTCCGTCGGCGTGATCGCCGGATGTGGCAAGGCGGCCGCCCGCCGAAGCGCAGACCGGTGTCCGGCCTGCCGAAGCCGGAGACCTGGCCGGATGCGCCCCCCTTTCGAGTGATGGCTCTGGACCGAGTTTCGAAGTATTTGCAAGGTCATGAGTGGCGAGAGCGCAGCCGTGAACTTTTCCGAGCTGGTGAACAAGAACAAGCAGACGCTTGCCCGGCTCCAGGAATCGCCGAGACTGCTCCTGCACCGCAGAGACGGCGAGGATCTGGTCCTCACCACCGCGGCGCGGGCCGAGCAGGACCAGACCGTGGTGTCGGCCGCCACCCGGATGCCGGCCGCGATGGCGCGCCGCGAGCCCGGCAGCATGGAACTGCTCCTCGACATACTGCCGGATGCCTTCCCCTGGGTCCGTTTCCTGCCCGAGGCCGATCTCCACGCCTTCGCCGTCGAACTGGTCGACACCATGCGTGCCGCCGACTCGGTCGGCAACAGCGCGTCCGTCGCCCAGTTGCTCATCGCCTGGCAGCACACCGCCGAGGTCTACTCCGACCCCGAGCTGCTGGCCGCGCTGACCAGGGATCACGGCGAAGACTACGGTCCGGCACCGGACCCGCGGGACGTCGCATGACCGCGGGCCGCGGCGACCGCGCCGCACCCCCGGCACCGGACAGGGGGTGTGTGGTGTCGGCGGGCTCCGGCCGTCACTGCTGTCCCGCTGTGGACCTGCAGTCGTTCCACAGGGCGGCGAGTCGGGCCGGGATCTGCGTGATGGCCGCACACCCCCGAGGGCCGGCGGGGAAACTGTCGCTGGCCACGTAGCGCCAACCGGCGCCGGGGCGATCGACGAAGTACTTCATCGCGGCTCCGTCGTCCTGCAGGGCGACCTGCTCCGCCTCCGTGCTGCCGGGAGTGAGCTGGAATCGGGTTCCGGCGTAGAAGGTCCCGTCGCAACTGCCGTAGTAGAACGTGCCCTTGACCGGGGCGATGTGGGTGAGGGGCGGTTGAGCCTGTCTGCGATAGGCCGCCGTGACGCCCGCCTTGACGGTGGGCGATGCGAGCAACGACCGGCAGCCGCCGGTCCTGGCCGAGGAGCCGGTGGTCTTGGCCGAGGAGCCGACGGCAGTGCGCCCGGCCGACGTACCCACCGCTGCGGACGCCACGGCCGACGAAGAAGGCGATTGCACTGCGTTCGGATTGTTGCTGTGCGCAGTGCCGCTGTTCTGCGTGCAGCTCGTCAGCAGCGCCACCGCGGCAGCGGCCATCCCCAGAGCGGCACCGCGGTACAGGGAACGGTTCCGGCGTGTCATGTCGAACCAGCCTCTCTCGATACGTTCAGACAGGCCCGAGATGGCGTCAATCGGATACGTTCTCCCGGTCTCGGGCATCAAGACGCTGCGCCATGCACCGCGGTTTCACCGCGTCCGCATCGGCTAGTGCGGGAGGACTTTGCGCTCGTACGCCGCCTGCGGCTCCAGGCCGAGGGCCGTGCGGCGCTCGGCCAGCCGCTCCGGGTCCTCGATCGGGTATGCCTTGATCGCGGTGCCCGTGCCGTTGTCGTGGTACTGCGTGCCGTACAACTGCCGGCGTCCCTCGCCGACCCGGCAGCGGTCGAGGAGGTACGCGTAGTGGTGCACGGGCACCTGCCCGGCGAGTGCCGCGTGCGCCACCAGGTCCAACGCCCGCTGCTGGAAGGCCAGGTCCTGGTCGGCGTGCTGAGCGAGCAGCCACGCGGCGTCGGCGCCTTCCTCCCCGACGAGATCGACACCGGGCCAACCATGCTCGCCGACGATCCACTTCAACCAGGCGGTGTTGTCCCGGTCGATGGTCGTGATCTTCCCGCCGTCCTCAGGGTCCCCCGATCGGGAGGCCTGCTGCCGGACTTCCTGGTCGGCAGCCTTCCTCACGAGCAGTTCGGCGGCGATGCCGGGCAACAACATGGGGTCTGGTCCCTTCGTAGACGTTGGCCGGCGCGGGTTTCGCGTGCACGAAGGCGGGGCCGCCAGAGGGCGCAGGTACGGCACGCCTGACCGCACGTCGGTCAGGACGGCCTGACCGCTCTGGGACGTGTCGCGGACCAGGTCACCCACCCAGGCCGCACGAGGTACCGTTGTGACGGTCACCGGCGCGCCTGCGTCCGCGCCTCGCGCGGAGCCCGGCGCCGACGACGCTGCACGGCGTCGATCGCCCTCACCGTCCTTGACCCCACGCCGGTAGCCCGCCCAATTGCGGTCGGTCCACTGGTCCAGCTCGGCTGGAAAGTCGTCGGCTGCGGTCACTGGTCGACCGCCTGGACCCCGTACATCCCGGCGCAGCACGGGCATGCGCGCAGGTCGCGGCAAGCCTGCACGGGGCTACGGCGGGACGGCGGACGTCGTGGCGTACGCCGAGCGGACCGGCGTCCCGGTGCGGGTGCTGTGGCCGGAGGGCGCCAGCCGCTGACCGGCTCGACCATGGCCCCCTCCCACAGGCGGGAAGCGGGCCATCGTCGGCTATGGCCCGAGGCCCTGTCACCACTCCACCAACGCCACCCCCGCCGCCATCCCCCCTCCGAACGCGGCCAGCAGGACCAGTTCGCCCGGCTGCAGGGTGCCCATGCGGCGGGCCGAGTCCAGGGTGATCGGGATGGAGGCGGCGCCGGTGTTGGCGTACTCCTGGAGGGTCCGGTGCATGGTGGCGTTCGGCAGGGCCAGTTCCTCGAAGAGGGAGTCCAGCATGACGCCGTTGGCCTGGTGCGGGATGAAGTGGCGGATGTCGTCGGGGGCGACGCCGGCCTCGTGCAGGAACTGCTTGATCAGCTGCGGCACATGGTCCGCCACGAAGCGGCGTACGCCTCGGCCGTCCATCGTGAAGTACTGCTGTCCCGCAGCCAGGGCCTGCTCGTCCAGGGGGAGCCGGCTGCCGCCGCCGGGCACCTCGATCAGGCCGGAGAACTCGCCGAACGTGTGCAGGGACAGGTCGCGGATGCGGGGACCGTGAGAGGCCGGGCCCAGGACCATGGCGCCGGCGCCGTCGCCGAACAGGACGACCGTCCTGCGGTCGGTCGGGTTCAGGATGCGTGAGTACAGGTCCGCGCCGATGACCAGCGCGTGGCCGCCCCGGCGCGCGAGGACGCCCTCGGCGGCGGACAGCGCGAACACCTCGCCGGAGCACACCGCGTTGACGTCGAACGCCGCCGCGTCGATCGCGCCGAGACTGCCCTGGACGTACGCGGCGGTGGGCGGCTGGGGGCGGTCCGGGGTGGACGTGGCGACCACGATGACCGACAGCTGGGCCGCGGTGATGCCGGCCGCTTCGAGTGCGGCCCGCCCGGCCGCCGTGGCCAGGTCGGAGGTGGCCTCGTCGGCAGCGGCCCAGCGGCGCGCGCGGATCTCCGTCTTGCCGATGATCCAGGCGTCGTCGACCCCGGCCGGCGCGGCGACCTCGTCGTTGGAGACAACTCGTTCCGGCAGATAGGCGCCCGTACCGAGGATCCTGACGTCAGTCATGCGGCTGCCCTCCCCTCGTCTGGGACCTTGCAATGGAATGCACGGACGGACCTGTGCGCGGGCAGCCTCCACGGACTGCCCGCGCGCCGGGGCCGGGGCGGTGTCATCTAGCGCGTCTCGTAGATGCGCTTGTGGCCGCTGATCCCGGCCAGCCGGAAGGGGCCGGTGGTCTGTGCCGGGGTGGCGTGGTCGCCGCCCTCGGTGGGCAGGGAGTACTCGTGCAGCTCGCGGTACTCGGCGTAGCTGACGGGCGTGCGCCGGGCGATCGCCGTGTGGTTCTGCTCGGTGCGCAGGTGGTCGCGGTAACCGGCGACCAGGGTGCCGGCGAAGAACTCGGCGACGCTGCCGGAGCCGTAGCTGAGGAAGGCGATGGAGCGGCCGGTCAGGTCCTCGGCCTGGTCGAGCAGCGCGGCCAGGCCCAGGTACACCGACGCGGTGTAGCTGTTGCCGATCACCCGGTTGTAGGCCGTGGTCAGACCGATGGCGGCGGCGACGGCGTCGTTGTCGGTGTCCTTGCCGCAGTAGTTCAGCAGGTGGCGGTGGGCCTTGGTGGCCATCTTCGTGAACGGCTGGTGGTAGCAGAACGCGGCGAACTCCTCCAGCGAGCGGCCGCCCTGCTCCGTGTAGTCCTTCCAGGTGCCCTCGGCCGCCTGGAGGTAGGCGTTGATGGACTCCTGGCCGTCCACGAGCGCGGCGGCGCGGTAGTTGGGCCGCCAGAAGTCCATGACGTCGGCGGTGAACAGGCCCGAGGGGTCCTCGATGCGTACGAGGGCCGGGTCCACGCCGACCAGCATGGCCACCGCGGCGGCGCCCTGCGTCGACTCGCCCGGACTGTCCAGCTCGTACTTGGAGACGTCGGACGCGATCACGAGGACCTGCTGCGCGGGGTCGCGCCGCACCAGGCCGATGGCGAACTGCAGGGCCGCCGTCGCGCCGTAGCAGGCCTGCTTCAGCTCCACGACCCGGCACGCCGACGGCAGGCCGAGCAGCGAGTGGACGTACACGCCAGCGGCCTTCGACTGGTCGATGGACGACTCGGTCGCGAAGACGACCGTCCGTATCCGGTCCCCGCCGTGCCGGGCGATGATGGGCGCGGCGGCGGACGCGGCCATGGTCACGATGTCCTCGTCGGCGGCGGGCACGCTCATCGACTCCTGGCCGATGCCCACGTGGTACTTGCCGATGTCGGTGCCGTTGTGGGCGGCGAGCGTGGTGTGCTCCAGGACGTACTCGCCCGTCGCGAACGACAGATCGTGGATTCCGATGGACAGGGACATGCCTCAAACACCAACCTCTACGGTCTTGTTGTCGCGTTCCAGCTGGACGTGAGCACGCATCAGCTCACCCGGGTTCGTCTGTGCCGCGAGCAGCGAGAGTTCGCCGCACAGCACCGTCGCCGCGGCGAGGACGGCGAGACGCCGGGCGTTCTCGCCGGGCGCGCGGTCGGCCCGGCAGCCGAGCCGGGTCAGGTTCGTCTCCACGAAGGCCAGGCCCTTGCCGTTGCCCACCGTGCCCACGATCAGGTTCGGCAGGGTGCAGGCGAAGTACAGGTCGCCGTCGCGGTCCTCGGCCATCACGACGCCCTGGGAGCCCTCGACGATGTTGGCCGCGTCCTGGCCGGTCGCCAGGTAGAAGCCGAGCAGCATGTTCGCGAAGTGGGCGTTGGCCGAGCGGATGCCGCCGGCGAGCAGGGTGCCGAGCATGTTCTTGCGGATGTTCAGCTCGACGATCTTCGCGGCCGTGGTGTGCAGGACGTCGTGGACCACGTCACGCGGGACGAGCAGCTCGGTGACCACGTTCTTGCCACGCCCGAGGATGCCGTTGATCGCGGTGGCCTTCTTGTCCGTGCAGTAGTTGCCGGAGATCGACGCGTAGGAGATGCCCGGGACCGTCTGCAGCAGGTGCTTCAGGAGCACGTCGGAGGCGAGGGTGGCCATGTTGTGGCCGGAGGCGTCCCCGGTGCGGAACTCGAAGCGGATGAACAGCAGGTTGGCGTTGATCTCGTGCCGGATCTCGATCAGCTCGGCGAAGCGGCTGCAGGTGCGGACGACCTCCTGCAGCTCGCCCTTGCGGGCCTCGATGGTGCGGGCGGCCGTCAGCGCGGTCTGCGCGTCGGTCGCCTCGACCAGCACCGAGCGGGTCATCCGCTCGTCCACGAGGGTCGCGACGATGCCCTTCTCGGCCAGCCGGGACACCTTCGCGCCCCGGCCCACCGACGGCCACAGCGGCGACTCGTAGGTGGCCAGCGGCACATGGGTCTCGGTGGTGGCGACGTTGCCGGAGATGCGGAGCGGCCCGACCCACTGCATCGGGACGCCGGCGAGCGCGTGGGTGTCGGTCATCGTGTGCTTCCCGTCAGGTCGTGGAGGGTGTCGATGGATGCGAGGGAGTGCGTGGAGGCCGAGCGCTGGGCGAGGCGGCTCGTGTCGATGCCCCGGTCGGCGCAGAAGTCGCGCAGGGAGCCGTGGATCAGCACGTCGCAGCGGGTGAGGTCGGCCGGGGTGCGGGCGCCGAGCATGGTCATGAGCGCCGCCAGCTGGTCGAGCCAGGTCGTGATCTGCGCGACGAGCGCCGGGACCCCGTCGTCCATGAGCGTGCGCAGGAACCCGCCCGACACGCCGACGGCACGGGCGCCGAGTGCCAGGCTGCGGGCCACGTCGAGGGGGTTGCGTACGCCGCCGGAGGCGAGCACCGGCAGAGCCACGTCCTGGGCGTCCAGCAGACAGGCCGCGGTGGACTGGCCCCAGCCGTGCAGGAACGCGTAGTCGGCCAGCTCCCGGCGCCCGTTCTCGATGCGGGCGAAGTCGGTGCCGCCCCGCCCGGCGAGGTCGGCCACCCGCACGCCCAGGTTCTGCAGCAGCAGGACGGTCTGCCGGCTCAGGCCGTTGCCGACCTCCTTGACGATCACGGGGACGTCGACGCCGGCCGCGATCTGCTCGATCTGCCCGACCCACGACGAGAACGACCGGTCGCCCTCCGGCATGGGAGTTTCCTGGGCCGTGTTGACGTGGATCTGCAGGGCGTCGGCCCGCAGCAGGTCGATGGCACGCCGGGCGTTGTCGACCGAGGTCGTCGCGTTGATGTTGGCCATGACGAACCCGTCGGGGTTGTGGGTGCGCAGCACGCTGAACGTGTGCGCGCACGACGGGTCCTTGAGGTAGGCGTTCATGGAGCCCGAGGCGATGGCGACGCCGCTCTCGCGGGCGGCGGTGGCCAGGTCCCGGTTGATCTCACCGGTCTTGGCGCTGCCGCCGGTCATGGCGTTGATGTAGAGCGGGGCCTGCCACTCGATGCCGCCGAAGGAGGTGGCCAGCGAGACGTCCGGCCGGTCGATGCCCGCCAGGGCGTGGTGCACGAAGGACACCTCGTCGAACTGGTTGAGGCCGCTGTGCGCACGGTGCTGCTCCATGGCCAGGCGGACATGGTCGTCCTTGCGTTGAGCGCTGGTCATTCCTCGTTCCTTTCCGGGGTGGGACCGACGGACAGGGGCTGCACTCCGCTCGCGGCCCACCGTTTCCGTACGTGCGCGATGTCGTGCTCGGCCGTGGCGTCCAGCAGGGCGATGCCGCAGTCGCCGCCGCCCGCCCCCGACGGCTTGGCCGCGCCGCCGACGGCCTCGGCCGCCGCGCACAGCGCCGTCAGCTCGGGGGTGAAGATGCCGAGGTGCGCCTCGGCGTCCAGGCGGGCCAGCTCCTGCCGGGCGCGCCGGATCTGGTGCAGCAGTGCCTTGTCGTCACCGCTGTGGAGCGCGTCGATCGCGGCGGTCACGAAGTCGGTGCTGGTCTTGACGAAGTCGCGGTGCGAGGCGCTGCCCCGCCAGGTGCGCCGGTGCAGGTCGCCGACGAGCGAGGTGGTGGACGCCGGACGGCCGGTCCAGCCGACCTCCAGACGCAAGGCCCGCGGCGCCGGCAGCGGGCGCACGTCGAGCCCCGGCCAGGGGGCGCGCAGCGCTTCCCCGACGCCCCGGCGCCGCGCCAGGTCGAGCACGAAGGCGCGGTCGGGGGCCTGGTAGGCGATCCAGCCGCCCCAGGTGCTGGCGGCGAGATCACCGCCGGAGCCCTTGGGGTCGATCCGGGCCGTGGCGAGCAGCGCCAGCCGGAACCGGTCCGCACGCGACAGGCCGAGGCCGCAGTGGTCCGCCACGGCCGCGACGGTCGCCACGGTCACCGCGCCACTGGAACCCAGCCCGAACTTCCTGCCCCCGTCGTGCAGGGCGCTGCTGACCGAGACGCTCAACTCCGGTGCGGGCAGGCCGCGTTCGGCCAGCAGAGCGGCCACCGTCTCGACGGCCGCCACCACATGGGCCGCCGCGCCGCGCACCCGCTCCTCGTCCTGCCCCGGGGACACCTGGAGCCGCTCGCCCCGCCACTGCCAGCGCATCGCCCGGTCGACGAGATCGGAGGTGATCACGACACCGGGCCCGGCCGCGCCGCGCACGGTGACCGTGACCTCCCGGTCCACGGCCACGACGATCGCCGGGGTGCCGGGCTCCACCACCGCGTACTCGCCCGCGATGAACAGCTTGCCCGGAGCGCTCCGGACGACCGCCCGCCCGCCGGTCATCGTCCGTCCGCGTTCAGCAGGCGGGTGCCCGGTCCAGGGCGGGCGATGTGTACGGCACCGCCGGCGGCGGCGCCGCGGACGACCGCGGCCACCCGCTCGACGTCCACCCTGCGGCACAGCACCTTGACGTTGGGGCCGGCGTCCATGGTGACGTAGGCCAGGAGGCCGTCCCGGCGCAGTTGCAGCACGCTGTCGAGGACGCGGAGGGTGGCGGGGGCCAGGTAGCGCACGGCGGGGCGGGCGGCGAGCATGGTCGCGTGCATGCCGAGGGCGTTGCGCTCCGCGATCTCCCCGACCGCTTCGAGGTCACCGGCCAGCAGCGCGGCGCGCATCTGCGTCAGGTCGTCCTTGCTGGAGACGGCCCACGGCTCGAACAGCGGCGAGGTGTCGACTGTACGGCGCATGGCCTCCCGGCTGGAGACGGCCTTGGGCCCGGCGTCGACCACGGCGATGACGAGGGCGGGGTCGAGGTCGCGAGCGGCGGCGGGCACCGGCTCGGCGTAGGAGCCGAGGTCGGCCTCCTCGGGCGTACCGCTCCCGGCGTGCCAGACGGCGAAGCCGCCGAACACCGACCGCGAGGCGGATCCGGAGCCGCGCCGGGCCAGCCGGGACAGCTCGGTGGCATCGAGACCGAGCCCGTACGCGGCGGCGGCAGCGGCCGCCAGCGCGGCGAACCCGCTCGCGGAGGACGCCAGACCCGCCCCGGTCGGCACGGTGTTCTCGGTGTCCACGACAGCCCGCTCAGAGCTACCCGCCCGGTCCCGGACCAGGTCCAGGAAGGCGACGATACGGCGCAGCGCCTCGCCGGTCGCGGGCCTGCCGTTGAAGGTCACCGTGTCCTGCCCGGCTCTGGGGGCGAGACGGACGGTGGTGGTCGTGGGGAAGATGTCCAGGGTCATCGACAGGCTGTCGGTACGGGGCAGGACGAGCTTCTCGTCGCGCTTGCCCCAGTACTTGACCAGCGCGATGTTCGGGTGCGCCACCGCGGTGGCGCGGCCCGGGGTGCCCCGCCACTCGCCGGGCTCCGCCAGGTCGATCAGGGTGATGAGCTGCTCAGACATGGTCGGCGTGCCTCCTCAGGGGTACGACCCAGGTCTGCACGGCGCCGGCGTCGTGGAGTCGGACGGTGACGTTCCTGGTGTGTTCCGGCCGGGCCAGCGCGATCACGCAGCCGCCCAGGCCGCCGCCGGTGATCTTCGCGCCGAGCGCGCCCGCGTCCAGCGCGGCCTCGACCAGGGCATCGATCCGGTCGGTGCTGAGCCCGGCCGTTGCCAGCAGCTCGTGATAGTGCGTCAACTGCGCGCCCGCCTCCAGCGGCCGGCCCTCGGCCAGGGCCAGGGCGGCCGTGTCGACGAGCACACGGGCGCGGTGCAGGAAGCTCTCCCGCGTGCCGTCCCGCCGGAATCCCGCGCGCAGCAGCTCGACCGCTTCCTTGGTGCTGCCGTAGGTGCCGCTGTCGGCCACGACGAGCAACGTGTCGCAGCCGACGCTCAGTTCGTGGGCCTGGCCCGCCTGGAACCGCAGCGGCGCCGCCGCGCCGACGGCCATGGCGTCGACCCCGCTGGCCCGGCCGTGCGCCACGTTCTCCGCGGTCTGCACCAGCTCGAACGCGGCGGAGCCGGTCAGTTCACGGTCGTGGAGATCGGCCAGGGCGAGGACGATGGCCCGCGAGGTGGCGGCGCTGGAGCCGAGCCCGCGGCCCGGCGGGATGGTGCCGTCGACGATCACGTCGAGGTGCGCGTGGTCCCTCACGCCCGTACGCGCCTTGAAGGCGGCGGTCAGCCGGCGCAGCCCGCCGGAGACCTGTGTCACCATCGCCCGCGACACCGAACCGGTCATGGTGAAGGACAGGTTGCCCTCGCCGCCGGAGGTGTCCGCGGGACCGTGGGACCAGCCGGCGCTCGCCGTGGCCGAGAGCTGGGGGATCGGCACGGCCAGCGCGGGAGCCCCGTACACGACCGCGTGCTCTCCCAGCAGAATGGCCTTCGCATGGGCGCGACCGATGCCGACGGTGCGAGTCCGGTGGTGCCCCGACACCCCCTCCACAGAGGTCGGTGGAGTCAACGCTCAGCTTCCCTTCTCGTTGCTGCGGTGGGATCGCATAGTCCGGTCGACTGCTCAGGAACTGGTCAGTGAGGGTGTCGCGGTGGGCAGGGGCGACGCTGGAGGGCGATCCGCGTGAGTTCGTCGATGTCGAACTCGGAGCGGCAGTTCGGTGCCCCGTAGCGCGTGATCTTCCCCCGGCTCACCCACTTGCGAATGGTTGCTTCGGACACCCCCACGGCCAGTGCGGCCACATTGGTCGGGACGAGCCGGTGACGTGGCGGCTTGGTCATACCCTGACCCCCTTTCGCTGCTGTTCCATGAGGTGCCTCAGATTCAGCCACTCATGCATTTCCCAGGAGTGTCCGGCGGAGCATTCGATGCTGCCCCTCGGCATCCTTCCGCTGTTCCTCAGCGATGTGCTGATCGTTCCACTGCAGTTGTCCACGACGCATTTCCGGATCGCAGTTCGGAGATCGTTGGATTCCGGGTCTATCGTGCCGCGCAGTTCGGCGGCCAGACTCTCCATCTCGTCCGCGAAATCGACGGCCGGAGGCTGGGACGCCAGCCATTTCAGATGGCGCGTCAGAAAGCGTGTCAGATGCGGGACGGAGCGGGCCGGAACGGCGACGTCGAGTTCTTCCGAGACAGCCTCGGCCCAGGATTCAAGGGTGGCGAGAATGTTGTATCGGGCGTCGAGCACCGAGACGTTCAGATGGTCTCGCGTCCGGCTGCCCGAGACCTTCGTGGGGTTGCTCCGCCTGGATGTCGGCGATGCGTGGTGCAGGCACTCCTGGTGGAGGGCGGGCAGCGTGCGCAGGTTGCGCTCCACCTGGCTGATGCACGCGTCGCACAGGACGGAATCGCCGGCGGTGCGGCCCTTGTGCGCGTGATTTCTGGGACACGACCGAACCTGCATGGAATCTCCTGCGGCGTTAATGCGTGAGATGACGACGGCCGTTGGTTTCATCCGGCGAAGAGAGATGCCATGTATCCCATCCCTCGATGCATACCTATACCTTCAAGTGCTTCCACACGAACGTACAGAAGAGTGCTGGAGGCCCGATACAGTCAGCCTCGTCCGTGACCCGGGAGTGCCCGGGGCGAGGTTGACGGGAAAAGGAAGAGGGCCGGTTACCCGGCCCTCTCGCGTGGATTGTTCAATTCGTGCGTCAGGAGTGCGCCACTTCCGGTTCGGCGGCCGGCTCGGTGGCGGGTGCGCCGGGCACCGGCAGCGGGCCCTTGCGCAGCAGCAGACCGCTGATGACGGCGCCGCCCGCGAAGATGGCCGCGCACACCCAGAACACATTGTGGTAGCCGTGGATCACGGCCTGCTGGAACAGCCCCGGACCCGGCTTGCCGTGGGCGTGGCTGTTCAGGTAGCCGGTGGCGGCGCTTGCCGCGATCGTGTTGAGCAGCGCGGTGCCGATGGCGCCGCCGAGCTGCTGGCCGGCGTTGATGGTCGCCGAAGCGATACCCGCGTCCTGCGGCTGCACCCCGGAGGTGCCGGTGCTCAGGGCGCCGGAGAAGACCAAGCCCATGCCGACGCCGATCACCATGATCGGTCCGAGGATCGTCGAGGCGTAGTGGGAGTCCGGCTGGATCCGGGTCAGCCAGGCCATGCCGCCGGCGTTGCACAGCATGCCGAGCGGGATCAGCGGCTTCGGGCCGACCTTCGGCATCAGCCGGATGTTGCCCACGTTGCTCATCACGGCGATGACGGCCACCATCGGCAGCAGGGCGACACCCGACTTGAACGCCGAGTAGCCCAGGTCGGTCTGCATGTAGTAGATGAGGAAGAGAAGCACGCCGAACATGCCGGCGCCGACGACGGCACTGGTGATGTAGGCGCCGGCGCGGTTGCGGTCGAGCACGACCCGCAGGGGCAGCAGCGGGTTCTGGGCGCGGCGCTGCCAGAGGGCGAAAAGGATCACCAGCACGCCACCGACTGCGAGGAAGCCCCAGGTGGAGGTGGTGTGCCAGCTGTGCGTTCCCGCGTTGGAGAAGCCGTAGACCAGGCCGAACATGCCGCCGGACACCAGGAGCACGCCGGGGACGTCCATCCGGGCGCCCGTGCGCGGCTGCCGGGTCAGCAGCGGGGAGCCGACGATCAGCGCGAAGGCGGCGAAGACCAGGTTGACGTACATGCACCAGCGCCAGTTGAGGGCGGAGGTCAGTGCGCCGCCGATCAGCAGGCCCAGGCCGCCGCCGCTGGCCGCGACCGCGCTGAAGGCGCCGAACGCCTTGCCGCGCTCCTTGGGGTCGGTGAACGTGGTGGCCAGCAGCGACAGAGTGGTGGGCGCCAGCAGCGCGGCGAAGACACCCTGGCAGGCGCGGGCGGCCACCAGCATGCCGAAGCTGCCCGCGGCACCGCCGACGGCGGAGGCGGCCGCGAAGCCGACCAGACCGACGA includes the following:
- a CDS encoding MFS transporter → MSTPSAVPAAAVPMAKDSRRWIVLAVICVAYLMLTLDNTVMNLALPSAQKALHFSDTDKQWVVTAYALCYGSLLLFCGRLADLIGRKETFIVGLVGFAAASAVGGAAGSFGMLVAARACQGVFAALLAPTTLSLLATTFTDPKERGKAFGAFSAVAASGGGLGLLIGGALTSALNWRWCMYVNLVFAAFALIVGSPLLTRQPRTGARMDVPGVLLVSGGMFGLVYGFSNAGTHSWHTTSTWGFLAVGGVLVILFALWQRRAQNPLLPLRVVLDRNRAGAYITSAVVGAGMFGVLLFLIYYMQTDLGYSAFKSGVALLPMVAVIAVMSNVGNIRLMPKVGPKPLIPLGMLCNAGGMAWLTRIQPDSHYASTILGPIMVIGVGMGLVFSGALSTGTSGVQPQDAGIASATINAGQQLGGAIGTALLNTIAASAATGYLNSHAHGKPGPGLFQQAVIHGYHNVFWVCAAIFAGGAVISGLLLRKGPLPVPGAPATEPAAEPEVAHS
- the mvk gene encoding mevalonate kinase, yielding MEGVSGHHRTRTVGIGRAHAKAILLGEHAVVYGAPALAVPIPQLSATASAGWSHGPADTSGGEGNLSFTMTGSVSRAMVTQVSGGLRRLTAAFKARTGVRDHAHLDVIVDGTIPPGRGLGSSAATSRAIVLALADLHDRELTGSAAFELVQTAENVAHGRASGVDAMAVGAAAPLRFQAGQAHELSVGCDTLLVVADSGTYGSTKEAVELLRAGFRRDGTRESFLHRARVLVDTAALALAEGRPLEAGAQLTHYHELLATAGLSTDRIDALVEAALDAGALGAKITGGGLGGCVIALARPEHTRNVTVRLHDAGAVQTWVVPLRRHADHV
- the mvaD gene encoding diphosphomevalonate decarboxylase, with protein sequence MSEQLITLIDLAEPGEWRGTPGRATAVAHPNIALVKYWGKRDEKLVLPRTDSLSMTLDIFPTTTTVRLAPRAGQDTVTFNGRPATGEALRRIVAFLDLVRDRAGSSERAVVDTENTVPTGAGLASSASGFAALAAAAAAAYGLGLDATELSRLARRGSGSASRSVFGGFAVWHAGSGTPEEADLGSYAEPVPAAARDLDPALVIAVVDAGPKAVSSREAMRRTVDTSPLFEPWAVSSKDDLTQMRAALLAGDLEAVGEIAERNALGMHATMLAARPAVRYLAPATLRVLDSVLQLRRDGLLAYVTMDAGPNVKVLCRRVDVERVAAVVRGAAAGGAVHIARPGPGTRLLNADGR
- a CDS encoding phosphomevalonate kinase produces the protein MTGGRAVVRSAPGKLFIAGEYAVVEPGTPAIVVAVDREVTVTVRGAAGPGVVITSDLVDRAMRWQWRGERLQVSPGQDEERVRGAAAHVVAAVETVAALLAERGLPAPELSVSVSSALHDGGRKFGLGSSGAVTVATVAAVADHCGLGLSRADRFRLALLATARIDPKGSGGDLAASTWGGWIAYQAPDRAFVLDLARRRGVGEALRAPWPGLDVRPLPAPRALRLEVGWTGRPASTTSLVGDLHRRTWRGSASHRDFVKTSTDFVTAAIDALHSGDDKALLHQIRRARQELARLDAEAHLGIFTPELTALCAAAEAVGGAAKPSGAGGGDCGIALLDATAEHDIAHVRKRWAASGVQPLSVGPTPERNEE